A genome region from Pelodiscus sinensis isolate JC-2024 chromosome 27, ASM4963464v1, whole genome shotgun sequence includes the following:
- the LMOD1 gene encoding leiomodin-1 isoform X3, translated as MGVHSTPPPSACLLLFNIPVPLRRIIRGRLATLTQAVEGKPAERKKDPRNLEGRGKEARSQDLGRKRDFDLGRECAQKTSYKEKEELESKCNDKPKGAKAPKDKVIDKKLIGKGQKEEEKRAPAKKELGTGQKEEEKRAPAKKELGTGQKEEEKRASAKKELGTGQKEEEKRASAKKELGTGQKQEEKRAPAKKELGTGQKQEEKRAPAKKELGKDRKGEERREKDGKEEEKHSALKKYSKVDGKEKSLIDSKGVTEEKAPQTPETEPKQMPENYPSKPVDSLPSQTKEEEEAASSIFDEPLERVKNNDPEMTEVNVNNSDCITSEILVRFTEALEFNTVVKVFSLANTHADDHVAFAIAIMLKSNKALSSINLDSNHITGKGILAIFRALLQNNTLTELRFHNQRHICGGKTEMEIAKLLKENTTLLKLGYHFELAGPRMTVTNLLSRNMDKQRQKRLQEQKQAQECGEKKDLLEVPKAGGLLKGSPKSSPQPSPKSSPWSSPKSSPKKGGLPAAPPPPPPPLAPPLINENIRNSLSPATQRKMVEKALPPQEKNSRDQLLAAIRSSNVKQLKKVEVPKLLQ; from the exons GAAGGGAAGCCAGCAGAGAGGAAAAAAGACCCCAGGAACCTGGAAGGAAGGGGTAAGGAAGCTCGTTCACAAGACCTGGGCAGGAAACGAGACTTTGATCTGGGAAGAGAATGTGCTCAGAAAACAAGTTACAAAGAGAAAGAAGAACTAGAGAGTAAATGCAATGACAAACCCAAAGGAGCAAAGGCCCCCAAAGACAAAGTCATCGACAAAAAACTCATAGGAAAGGGccaaaaggaagaagagaagagagcGCCAGCAAAGAAAGAGCTAGGAACAGGccaaaaggaagaagagaagagagcGCCAGCAAAGAAAGAGCTAGGAACAGGccaaaaggaagaagagaagagagcGTCAGCAAAGAAAGAGCTAGGAACAGGccaaaaggaagaagagaagagagcGTCAGCAAAGAAAGAGCTAGGAACAGGCCAAAAGCAAGAAGAGAAGAGAGCGCCAGCAAAGAAAGAGCTAGGAACAGGCCAAAAGCAAGAAGAGAAGAGAGCACCAGCAAAGAAAGAGCTAGGAAAAGACCgaaaaggagaagaaaggagagaaaaggatggtaaagaagaagaaaagcattCAGCTTTAAAGAAATACTCAAAGGTTGATGGTAAGGAGAAATCACTTATAGACTCCAAAGGAGTCACTGAGGAAAAGGCTCCTCAAACACCAGAGACAGAGCCTAAACAGATGCCAGAAAATTACCCCTCAAAACCTGTGGACAGTCTCCCAAGCCAGaccaaggaagaggaggaagcagctTCCAGTATTTTTGATGAGCCCTTGGAAAGAGTGAAGAATAATGATCCAGAGATGACTGAAGTCAATGTCAATAACTCCGACTGCATCACCAGTGAAATCCTCGTGCGCTTCACGGAGGCCTTGGAATTTAACACTGTGGTCAAAGTGTTTTCCCTGGCCAATACCCATGCCGATGACCACGTTGCATTTGCCATTGCCATTATGTTGAAATCAAACAAGGCACTAAGCAGCATCAATCTGGACTCTAACCACATCACCGGTAAAGGCATCCTGGCCATCTTCCGTGCCCTGCTGCAGAACAACACCCTGACAGAGCTGCGTTTCCATAACCAGCGGCACATCTGTGGAGGGAAGACGGAGATGGAGATAGCCAAGCTGCTGAAGGAGAACACTACCCTCCTGAAGCTGGGCTACCATTTTGAGTTGGCCGGGCCCCGCATGACAGTCACAAACCTGCTGAGTAGGAACATGGACAAGCAGAGGCAGAAACGCctgcaggagcagaagcaggctcAGGAATGTGGAGAGAAGAAAGACCTGCTAGAGGTGCCAAAGGCAGGCGGTTTGCTAAAGGGGTCCCCCAAATCTTCCCCACAGCCATCCCCCAAATCTTCCCCATGGTCTTCCCCTAAAAGTTCTCCTAAGAAGGGTGGGCTGCcagctgcacctcccccacctccacctccactagCACCACCCCTGATCAATGAAAATATAAGGAACTCTCTCTCTCCAGCCACACAGAGGAAGATGGTGGAGAAAGCACTTCCTCCTCAGGAGAAGAACTCGAGGGACCAGCTGTTGGCTGCCATTCGATCCAGCAACGTCAAACAGCTCAAGAAG GTGGAGGTGCCAAAATTGTTGCAATAG